The genomic DNA TGATTCATAAGCGCAATCATTCCATGACTTAGCGCTTTATTAGTATCAATAGAAGCGCCAATAACAGAAATTAATGCCACCATCTTCCCTGTTATCTTAGCATTAGGGAACGCTTTCTCTGCGCGTGATAATACTTTATTTTTGCTCTTAGAATTACCACTAAGATAGTAAGTAATGGAGTTAGCATTCATCTCTTTTCCAACCAACTGAACGCGTTCATCATTAATGATTTCCATTAATTCATAACTGACATTATCAGCCTGGCCTACCATCGCTTGGTCAAAAATATGTAATGCAAAAACCTTATTTTGACCGGCTACAATTTCAACTTTATCGGTATTTCCAGCATAGCGATGAGGATCAAACGCATGAGAAATCAAGGTTCCTTTATGTTCAGGTTCAAAGGTGTTCTTAATAACAAGCTCAATACCGCTACGGCGAAGGCCAGAAGCGGCATTGGGGTGAATGGCTTCCATCCCCAAGTTAGCCAGCTGATCGGCAACGTCATAATTCGTTTGCCCCATGGGACGCACTTTTTCTGGGCCAACGATTCGAGGATCCGCCGTACTCAAGTGATACTCTTTATGAATCACCGCTTGCTTTGCTTTAGATAGCACAGCTAAACGGCTGAACGTCATCTCGCTATAACCACGATCATAGGTTTTCATTAAGCCTTCAGCGCAATATACATAGCCCGTAACTATCGGCAACTCTTTCGCCATATCGATATCCTGAAGCGCATTGGTAATCACAGTATCAAGATTACCCGACACATCTTTACCTTCCTCTTTCTGAGCATCAAGATCCCAGCCAGACAAGTCAACAAATTTAGCATTTATATCAAGAGTTTTTAGCTTCAAACAAGTATTGTACGCACTATGCGCTTCACCGATGGAAGATAAAAACTCTCGGATTTGCGGCAAATAATGCTGCATAGAAAACTGACCGTATTGACACGTTTCCATAATATTACTGATACAGTTTGTCGCTTGAGCAATACGATCTTTTATAAAGTGATCAGCACGACGTCGACTGATGGGATCGGCGAACATATTTTCATTAATCAGTAGCATTCGCTGTTCTAATACTTCAATTGCATCAGTCCAAGCGTCATCACGATTTTCAACTAAACGATAAATACCAGGTTTACCTGTTCGCTTACACTCTAGTAATGCATCGGTAATACCACCGTAAGCAGATACAACAAACATGCGGTTATATGGTTTTTTTGGACGTAAGAGAATATTATCAAGAACAGCATCAAAAGCTGACATGGATGTACCACCAATTTTTTCAACGGTATGATTCGACGTTTGAATATTGGCAGTGTGGCTTCTATTTGAAGAAGTCAAAATAAGCTCCTATAAAGATAAAAATTAATTAGTTTAGATACATTTGAGATAATGTCCCTAGGCTTGGGCACTGTATTCACATAAATAAATTTACTAATACAGTGCCTTTTTAGTTACTTATCAAAAATTAAATTTCAATAAGTTAACCTAGAGACTATGTTTCTAGAACCTCTATTCCACTAACGGATACACACCATTTTCATCATGGGTTTCTGCACCTGTGATTGGTGGGTTAAATACGCACGCCATGACCATATCTGCACCTTTATATGCACGAAGTTGGTGTTCATCATGCTTATCAAGCACATATAAAGTACCCGGTTTGATTGGATACGTTTCGCCATTGACGACTTCGATTTCACCTTCACCTGAAATACAATACACAGACTCTAAATGATTTTTATAGTGAATATGCGTATCCGTACCCGCGTAAATATTTGTGATATGAAACGAGAAGCCCATTTTGTCGTCACGCAATAGCATGCGTACACTTTCCCACGTATCAGCCACTACTCGACGTTCACTGTTTCGACATTCATCTAATGTTCTTACAATCATCAATTATTCCTTCTCTTTTTACACAAACAGATATTCATTCATTGTCGTAATGACAATGCTTGCCATACTGGAATTTCGTTGATAGACAAATCATCTAAGACTTTGCCTTCCATCGAAATAGTGTGGCTAGGAAGCCCTCCGAGTCAGCTTTGTTGAAATAGTCTCAACCGCTTTCTCAAAAATATGAATACCTTGTTCTAACTCAGATTCACTCACAGTAAGTGGGCAGAAAAACTTCACAACCTCATCATTTGGGCCTGCTGTTTCGATTATCATGCCATTTTCAAAACACTCACTTGTGATCATGTCAGCAACATCACCGTTTTTACACTCAATGCCTTGCATTAAGCCTCGGCCTTTAATGCCTTCAAACAAGTTAGAGTATTGCTTCAAGTTATTTTGAAGCGATTGATTTAATTGCTCAGCACGTTCTTTAATGTGAGTTTCAAATTCATCATTGTGCCAGTAGGTATCAATCGCCTCTGCGGCCGTGACGAACGCATGGTTATTACCACGGAAGGTACCGTTATGTTCACCAGGAGCCCATTGGTCTAAATCTGGTTTCATCAGCATAATTGCCATCGGTAAACCATAGCCACCAATAGACTTCGATAGCGTCACCATATCTGGCTTAATACCGGATGGTTCAAAACTAAAGAACGTACCGGTACGACCACAACCGGCCTGAATATCATCGACAATCAATAAGATATCGTTACCTTTACAGATTTTTTCGAGACGCTGTAACCATTCGTTTGATGCGGCATTTAAACCACCCTCACCTTGAACAACCTCAACCAATACTGCAGCAGGCTTATCTAAACCGCCGGAATTATCGTTCAGCATGGTTTCAAATAATGCTAAACCATCAATATCCGCATAACCTTCATAAGGAATACGAGTAACACCTGAAAGTGGCATAGCAGCGCCACCACGGTGATGCTGATTACCCGTTGCAGCCAATGCACCATAAGACACCCCATGGAAACCATTAGTAAAGGCAACAATATTGGTACGATCTTTCACTTTACGAGCTAATTTCATCGCCGCTTCAACAGCATTAGTCCCTGTAGGGCCGGTAAACTGAACTTTATATTCAAGTTCACGTGGCTTTAATATTTTTTCATTAAAGCTCTCTAAGAAGTGACCTTTTGCTTGTGAATGCATATCTAAACCGTGGGTTAAACCATCTTGGTCGATATAATCAAGCAGTGCTTTTTTTAGAACAGGGTTGTTGTGTCCATAGTTCAACGAACCTGCACCGGCAAGAAAATCTAAGTAGCGGTCTCCGTCTTCGGTATGAAGCCAGCAACCTTTCGCCGATGAAAATACTACCGGGAAATTGTTGGCATAACATTGAACGTTTGATTCGTGCTTTTTAAAGATATTCATGTCTGATCCTGTCTATCATCCTATGTGTGTATCTCAATTGAGCGAATTCCCAATCAAGAATTTTTAAATTTTGTGTTAGTTAGTATTAGCTCATAGCAAGCGGTATATGGAATAAATACTCACTATCATGCTCACCATCGAAATGATTTTGTTTGTCTAAGAAAACACTCACGCGTCCTTCTTCACCATCTTCTCTCTCAAGTTTTCGGAATAAATTCCAAGAACCATGATTGTCTTTGGTAATCGTCGTCTCAATTGCAGCAACGCCAGCAACACACTCACGCGCTAGTAACGATTTAATCATTCGATACGCTAATCCACAGCCACGGCTATTTTCCGCAACCGCTACCTGCCAGATAAAAAGAACAGGTCGATTAGGGTGACTTGATGGCTTGAGATAAGCGGAAACAAAACCTGCAATTTCACCATCTTTTTCAGCTAATACGCATGTATCGCTAAAATGTGATGCCTGCAAAAAGTTGCAGTAGGCAGAATTCGTATCCAAAGGAGGACACGACTCAATCAAAGCATTTACTTGATTGCCGTCGCTTATTTCGGGTTTTCTAAATGTTAACTCGTCCTGAGTTTTGGTCACTTTTTCGGGGTGTGCTACCCACGGTGCCGTAATCATCTTAGCCCTATTTTTATTTGTACACTTTGATCTTATCGCTGTAAGTTTTCCAGCCCAAAAATCAAAGTGGTGATTAATTTGTATCAGTACAACTTTTAAAAACAAGGCTCATGTCTCAAAGCAATTGTTTAGTGCACTAATCAATTTCGTTTTAAATAATAACGGACTGAATGATTTTAGCAACCCCTTATTCGATGGGGGAATATATGAATACTACTTAATTTATTGTTTTTTAATGAAAAAAATAAATATTTAATGTTATATATGAAGATACAAACTCTTTAGTGGTGTAATCAATAGTTAAGAGATTTGTCATTAAGATGAAAAGTATTGGTGAATAATTGAAAGGAAGATTACTTGTTGAAAAGTCTTTGAACTGTAAAAAAGACCATATCCTAAGATAAAATAGGTCTGCACACTCTAAAACGAGTAAGGGTTACTCTTTATCAAAACTATCAACAACAATCGCTCCCATTGAAGCAGGCATTGCGATGATAATTAATCGTTTAAAAGCAAGTATTGGTTCACTTTCTAAAGGAAATTTATTTAAGGTAAAAAGCACTAAAGCCACAACACAAAGTGTCAGGCAATATGCAATAACAATTCTTAAAACAAACGCTAAAACGCGATGTTTTACATTGCTCTGAAAGACACTTTGATAAGCAAAAAAACCAAGAAAAAGAATAGAAACAACAAACAACATCGCTATATTTTCAAGGGGCAATGTCTTACTTAGATCCCACGCCTCTTCTGAAAAAGAGATTGGTACTGCTAGTGTAAAAGCCCCAATAACAACTTGACTGGCATCTTCCCCATTAAAATTCAGTTTCATCGCTCTACTCATTCAAAATTAGACTTAATAACCATTATAGCTCTAGACCATCAATGCCACGCGGATCGCTAACGCAATCAACACCACACCAGAAAGTCTATCTATCCAATGTGCTTTACTTCGTAAGGTCGCCAGTAACACTTGGCTTGATAACATAAAAGTAATAAACGAGTACCACAGACCATCAACAATAAAAGGAGTGAGAACAATAATCACTTTACTACTTGTTTCTGTACTGACGGCAACAAATTGACTGAATAAAGCAGTAAAAAATATGGCAATTTTGGGACTTAATATTGAGATATAAAAGCCTTCTTTTGCAGATTGAACAACCGAACATGTTTTCCCTGATTCTAGCCTTTCAGCAATACCACCTTTTGATTGAATAGCATTCAATCCGAGCCAAGCAAGATAAGCTGCTCCTGCATAAGTCAGGAGCTTAAAAATAAAGGGAAATTGATGCAGCAGAATTGCCAATCCAAGTATGGTAAATAGAGCGTATAAACCAATACCAAATGCATGTGCCCACGCTGTCGCTAACCCATTTTTTCTCCCGCCCGCCAAACTATGTTTTGCCACCATAGCTAAACTCGGGCCTGGAGACATCGCTCCTAATAAACATATCAATAGCAGTGAAAACCAGATAGTGAATGTCATATTCATCCCTATTTAAAACATAAATAAACTAATAAAACTTATTCTATATGAAATAGCTGTCATTTCAGTGACTTTTAAAATATCAAAGTGAGATGTTAACATCACTTTCAAACATCGCTTAAACGCAGGTTTATTGGTATTCATTTAAAAAACTCGTATGATGTAGAAAACCTCGAGTAAAGGAATAGCATGAAAATTGCAGTAATCGGACTTGGTGGCATCGCCCAAAAAGCCTACCTACCTTTTATCACCCAATTAGAAGGGGTTGAATGGGTTTTTTGCACAAGAAATACTGAAACCTTAAATTTATTGGCTAAAAAATACAAAATTAGAGAAACCTATACGGATTTTCAGCAATTAATACACGCCAATGTTGATGCGGTAATGATTCATAGTGCGACCCAAAGTCATCTAAATATTGCTAGTTTCTTCTTATCCCAAGGCATTCCAACTTTTGTTGATAAACCACTCGCCGCTAATGGTCAGGATTGTGAGACTTTATACGATCTAGCATTGCGTAAACAAACCCCTTTATATGTGGGGTTCAACCGTAGGCACATACCGTTATTTAATCAGTATTTAGTTGGTGTTCAAGCCGGAATACCACATTCATCACTACTATCTTTACGCTGGGAAAAGCACCGATTTAATCAACCTGGGGATATCCGTACTTTTATTTTTGATGATTTCATTCATCCACTTGATAGCGTCAATATCTACGCTAAAAAAAGCGCACAAGATCTGCATATCACTTGTCAGTGGGACGCGAGTCAAAATCAACTTGGTCGATTAGATGTCCAATGGCAACAACAAGACACTCTATTACATGCTTCAATGAACCGCCTATTTGGTAGCACCCAAGAACGAATATCAGCAAACTTTGCCAATCAATCTTATGAGTTTAGTAATTTCACTCAAGGCACATTATGGCAATTGGATAAAACCGAAAAATTACAATCGAAAGATTGGATGCCAATGTTGGCCACAAAAGGATTCGATAGCATGATCCAAGAATGGCTAGGAGTAGTCAAAACTGGCCATATGCCACAGTCACTCATTGAGCGTAACATTGCTTCACACCAACTTGCCGAAGCGATATGCCAATATGTGACCACTCAGAAAACGAGAAAAATGCACTGATTTTTCTTATAAAAACGAAGTATGATTGGCCCGCACAAATAACCGGGCAATCATATCAGTATCAAAAAATTAAGTGGTTTTTTCTAATAACATTGATGGCGACGACCATGTCATTGTATGGCATGGGACTTGAGAACCACATGGTGCTTTCCAAATGACCTCTCCAGCGTCAATCCCATCAATCGAATCATAAAAAGCTTTTGCAGGTTCATTTTTCGTCAATACTTCAAGATACATACCGACGTCATCAAAATGTTTTCTTGCCCACTTTGCCGCCTCAAACATTAATTTCTTACCCAAACCTTGACCTCGATACCCATCAGCAATATGTAGATTGTCGATCATAGTGCCATGTTCAAAACTATGATTACCATACAAACACACAAAACCACATAGATTGTCACCTTCTTCAAGTAATAATACCCCTTGATTTAAAGACGGTTGTGTCAACCTAGTTTGCCAAACGGCTTGATGGTCAACAGACAATCTCTCTTCAAGGTATTGATTGTCTAATATACCTTGATAGGCTTGCTGCCAATTTTTTGTGTGTAACTGAGCTATCTTTGAATA from Vibrio casei includes the following:
- a CDS encoding aspartate kinase, translated to MTSSNRSHTANIQTSNHTVEKIGGTSMSAFDAVLDNILLRPKKPYNRMFVVSAYGGITDALLECKRTGKPGIYRLVENRDDAWTDAIEVLEQRMLLINENMFADPISRRRADHFIKDRIAQATNCISNIMETCQYGQFSMQHYLPQIREFLSSIGEAHSAYNTCLKLKTLDINAKFVDLSGWDLDAQKEEGKDVSGNLDTVITNALQDIDMAKELPIVTGYVYCAEGLMKTYDRGYSEMTFSRLAVLSKAKQAVIHKEYHLSTADPRIVGPEKVRPMGQTNYDVADQLANLGMEAIHPNAASGLRRSGIELVIKNTFEPEHKGTLISHAFDPHRYAGNTDKVEIVAGQNKVFALHIFDQAMVGQADNVSYELMEIINDERVQLVGKEMNANSITYYLSGNSKSKNKVLSRAEKAFPNAKITGKMVALISVIGASIDTNKALSHGMIALMNQDITPRAAHSSMRNVDVQFVVDDENYEAAICTLHEEFIDGTKVKNKEQAA
- a CDS encoding ectoine synthase, whose product is MIVRTLDECRNSERRVVADTWESVRMLLRDDKMGFSFHITNIYAGTDTHIHYKNHLESVYCISGEGEIEVVNGETYPIKPGTLYVLDKHDEHQLRAYKGADMVMACVFNPPITGAETHDENGVYPLVE
- the ectB gene encoding diaminobutyrate--2-oxoglutarate transaminase; amino-acid sequence: MNIFKKHESNVQCYANNFPVVFSSAKGCWLHTEDGDRYLDFLAGAGSLNYGHNNPVLKKALLDYIDQDGLTHGLDMHSQAKGHFLESFNEKILKPRELEYKVQFTGPTGTNAVEAAMKLARKVKDRTNIVAFTNGFHGVSYGALAATGNQHHRGGAAMPLSGVTRIPYEGYADIDGLALFETMLNDNSGGLDKPAAVLVEVVQGEGGLNAASNEWLQRLEKICKGNDILLIVDDIQAGCGRTGTFFSFEPSGIKPDMVTLSKSIGGYGLPMAIMLMKPDLDQWAPGEHNGTFRGNNHAFVTAAEAIDTYWHNDEFETHIKERAEQLNQSLQNNLKQYSNLFEGIKGRGLMQGIECKNGDVADMITSECFENGMIIETAGPNDEVVKFFCPLTVSESELEQGIHIFEKAVETISTKLTRRAS
- the ectA gene encoding diaminobutyrate acetyltransferase; its protein translation is MITAPWVAHPEKVTKTQDELTFRKPEISDGNQVNALIESCPPLDTNSAYCNFLQASHFSDTCVLAEKDGEIAGFVSAYLKPSSHPNRPVLFIWQVAVAENSRGCGLAYRMIKSLLARECVAGVAAIETTITKDNHGSWNLFRKLEREDGEEGRVSVFLDKQNHFDGEHDSEYLFHIPLAMS
- a CDS encoding DUF2391 family protein, with the translated sequence MKLNFNGEDASQVVIGAFTLAVPISFSEEAWDLSKTLPLENIAMLFVVSILFLGFFAYQSVFQSNVKHRVLAFVLRIVIAYCLTLCVVALVLFTLNKFPLESEPILAFKRLIIIAMPASMGAIVVDSFDKE
- a CDS encoding LysE family translocator, with translation MTFTIWFSLLLICLLGAMSPGPSLAMVAKHSLAGGRKNGLATAWAHAFGIGLYALFTILGLAILLHQFPFIFKLLTYAGAAYLAWLGLNAIQSKGGIAERLESGKTCSVVQSAKEGFYISILSPKIAIFFTALFSQFVAVSTETSSKVIIVLTPFIVDGLWYSFITFMLSSQVLLATLRSKAHWIDRLSGVVLIALAIRVALMV
- a CDS encoding Gfo/Idh/MocA family protein, producing the protein MKIAVIGLGGIAQKAYLPFITQLEGVEWVFCTRNTETLNLLAKKYKIRETYTDFQQLIHANVDAVMIHSATQSHLNIASFFLSQGIPTFVDKPLAANGQDCETLYDLALRKQTPLYVGFNRRHIPLFNQYLVGVQAGIPHSSLLSLRWEKHRFNQPGDIRTFIFDDFIHPLDSVNIYAKKSAQDLHITCQWDASQNQLGRLDVQWQQQDTLLHASMNRLFGSTQERISANFANQSYEFSNFTQGTLWQLDKTEKLQSKDWMPMLATKGFDSMIQEWLGVVKTGHMPQSLIERNIASHQLAEAICQYVTTQKTRKMH
- a CDS encoding GNAT family N-acetyltransferase, producing MFVREAEFKDYSKIAQLHTKNWQQAYQGILDNQYLEERLSVDHQAVWQTRLTQPSLNQGVLLLEEGDNLCGFVCLYGNHSFEHGTMIDNLHIADGYRGQGLGKKLMFEAAKWARKHFDDVGMYLEVLTKNEPAKAFYDSIDGIDAGEVIWKAPCGSQVPCHTMTWSSPSMLLEKTT